The Diadema setosum chromosome 4, eeDiaSeto1, whole genome shotgun sequence genome window below encodes:
- the LOC140227046 gene encoding transport and Golgi organization protein 2 homolog isoform X1, producing MCVTAFYMNPDSKGGFRFIIAFNRDELFNRPTKTADFWAENPDVISSVDMTTGKEGGTWLGMSKKGRLAFILNIFSPDGIREDAKGRGALVSNFLTGEMTAKDYLTELVPDGENYNGFNLFAVDLKSGEVGYYSNKSASPPQILQPGVYGVSNSTIEKPWPKASHLKGSLEDFLANSSEGDAEGVAEKLHQALRQTTLLNGEEFSYKPGMTIEEMRAVLPQMLHVKSPFYGTRTSTVIVVGAKGDVLYSEKSIEEPVDGLNPRWTSKTHKFQLSCSL from the exons ATGTGTGTAACTGCATTTTACATGAACCCAGATTCCAAGGGTGGCTTCAGGTTTATCATAGCATTCAACAGGGACGAACTTTTCAACCGTCCTACGAAAACTGCAGATTTCTGGGCTGAAAATCCTGATGTCATAAGCA GTGTTGATATGACCACAGGGAAAGAGGGTGGAACATGGCTGGGTATGAGCAAGAAAGGGAGGCTCGCATTCATTCTCAACATTTTTTCTCCTGATGGGATCAGGGAAGATGCCAAAGGCAGAG GAGCACTCGTGTCAAACTTTCTTACTGGGGAGATGACAGCCAAAGATTACCTCACGGAGCTGGTTCCTGATGGAGAGAACTACAATGGCTTCAATCTATTTGCGGTTGATCTTAA ATCAGGTGAAGTTGGATACTACAGTAATAAGTCAGCCAGTCCTCCACAGATTCTTCAACCAG GCGTATATGGGGTCTCCAACTCCACCATCGAAAAGCCATGGCCCAAGGCGAGCCACCTCAAAGGCAGCCTGGAGGACTTCTTGGCAAACTCATCTGAGGGTGATGCTGAGGGTGTGGCAGAGAAGCTTCACCAAGCTCTCCGGCAAACCACGCT ATTGAATGGGGAGGAATTCTCTTACAAGCCTGGCATGACCATTGAGGAAATGAGGGCTGTCCTTCCACAAATGCTCCATGTCAAGTCTCCGTTCTACGGCACAAG GACAAGCACCGTGATTGTTGTGGGTGCCAAGGGAGACGTACTTTACTCTGAAAAGTCGATCGAGGAGCCTGTGGATGGTTTGAACCCAAGATGGACTTCCAAGACTCACAAATTTCAACTCTCATGCAGCCTCTGA
- the LOC140227046 gene encoding transport and Golgi organization protein 2 homolog isoform X2, which produces MTTGKEGGTWLGMSKKGRLAFILNIFSPDGIREDAKGRGALVSNFLTGEMTAKDYLTELVPDGENYNGFNLFAVDLKSGEVGYYSNKSASPPQILQPGVYGVSNSTIEKPWPKASHLKGSLEDFLANSSEGDAEGVAEKLHQALRQTTLLNGEEFSYKPGMTIEEMRAVLPQMLHVKSPFYGTRTSTVIVVGAKGDVLYSEKSIEEPVDGLNPRWTSKTHKFQLSCSL; this is translated from the exons ATGACCACAGGGAAAGAGGGTGGAACATGGCTGGGTATGAGCAAGAAAGGGAGGCTCGCATTCATTCTCAACATTTTTTCTCCTGATGGGATCAGGGAAGATGCCAAAGGCAGAG GAGCACTCGTGTCAAACTTTCTTACTGGGGAGATGACAGCCAAAGATTACCTCACGGAGCTGGTTCCTGATGGAGAGAACTACAATGGCTTCAATCTATTTGCGGTTGATCTTAA ATCAGGTGAAGTTGGATACTACAGTAATAAGTCAGCCAGTCCTCCACAGATTCTTCAACCAG GCGTATATGGGGTCTCCAACTCCACCATCGAAAAGCCATGGCCCAAGGCGAGCCACCTCAAAGGCAGCCTGGAGGACTTCTTGGCAAACTCATCTGAGGGTGATGCTGAGGGTGTGGCAGAGAAGCTTCACCAAGCTCTCCGGCAAACCACGCT ATTGAATGGGGAGGAATTCTCTTACAAGCCTGGCATGACCATTGAGGAAATGAGGGCTGTCCTTCCACAAATGCTCCATGTCAAGTCTCCGTTCTACGGCACAAG GACAAGCACCGTGATTGTTGTGGGTGCCAAGGGAGACGTACTTTACTCTGAAAAGTCGATCGAGGAGCCTGTGGATGGTTTGAACCCAAGATGGACTTCCAAGACTCACAAATTTCAACTCTCATGCAGCCTCTGA